From one Gallionella capsiferriformans ES-2 genomic stretch:
- a CDS encoding ATP-dependent DNA helicase: MSTEVARFFSEQSPLATEVSSFRPREQQREMALAVADAIKNNAILVAEAGTGTGKTFAYLVPALLGGGKVIISTGTKNLQDQLFQKDLPMVRDALKAPVSIALLKGRANYICHYHLERTAHDGRFATREDIKHLGKIKKYAKITSTGDKSGVADVPENAPIWLQVTSTRDNCLGQECPNHKECFVLHARTEAMKADIVVVNHHLFFADVMLKDDGVAELLPACNTVIFDEAHQLPETASLFFGENLSTTQLLDLAQDSRIEALTSAKDFAPLPKACDELDKAARDLRLVFKKEGRMPAIATGSFKDFAPQLKNLSEKLKQINDMLESQAARSEGLENCWQRAQAFSLLLKNWQDDKADDKVRWLEVYHHSLQLNATPLSIAEIFEKQIGSTARAWIFTSATLAVKQDFSHYQGEMGLLKAKTACWDSPFDYEKQALLYVPSGLPEPNSEGYTEAVIQAALPMIEASRGRAFLLFTSLRAMQRAHEILTAEFDLRGWSYPLLLQGEGSRNELLGRFREHGNAVLLGSQSFWEGVDVRGEALSLVIIDKLPFAPPDDPVLAARIAQISKQGRNAFMEYQLPRTIITLKQGAGRLIRDENDRGVLMICDPRLITKQYGKRIWQSLPPMKRTRVETEAVAFFTAQSEATPRE, from the coding sequence ATGTCTACTGAAGTAGCCCGTTTCTTTTCCGAACAAAGCCCGCTTGCCACTGAAGTCTCCTCGTTCCGTCCGCGCGAACAACAGCGTGAAATGGCGCTGGCGGTCGCCGATGCCATCAAAAATAACGCCATTCTGGTCGCGGAAGCGGGAACCGGCACCGGCAAAACCTTTGCCTATCTGGTGCCGGCTTTGCTGGGTGGCGGCAAGGTGATCATCTCGACCGGCACCAAAAATTTGCAGGATCAATTGTTTCAGAAGGATCTGCCGATGGTGAGGGATGCCCTCAAAGCCCCTGTCTCCATCGCTCTGCTCAAGGGGCGTGCAAACTATATCTGTCACTATCATTTAGAGCGCACCGCTCACGATGGACGATTCGCCACGCGCGAGGACATCAAACATCTAGGCAAGATCAAAAAATACGCCAAAATCACCAGTACGGGCGATAAAAGCGGCGTGGCGGACGTACCCGAAAATGCGCCGATCTGGCTGCAGGTCACCTCCACGCGCGACAATTGTCTGGGGCAGGAATGCCCCAATCACAAGGAGTGTTTCGTGCTGCACGCCCGCACCGAGGCGATGAAGGCGGATATCGTGGTGGTCAATCATCACCTGTTTTTTGCCGACGTCATGCTCAAAGACGACGGGGTGGCCGAACTCTTGCCCGCCTGCAACACGGTAATTTTCGATGAGGCCCATCAACTGCCTGAAACGGCCAGCCTGTTCTTCGGCGAGAATCTCTCCACCACGCAACTACTGGATCTGGCACAAGACTCCCGCATCGAAGCGCTGACCTCCGCTAAAGACTTCGCCCCCTTGCCTAAAGCCTGCGATGAGCTCGACAAGGCCGCGCGCGATCTGCGCCTCGTGTTCAAAAAAGAAGGGCGCATGCCGGCGATCGCAACCGGTTCTTTCAAGGATTTCGCGCCGCAACTGAAAAATCTTAGCGAAAAGCTAAAACAAATTAACGACATGCTGGAGAGCCAGGCCGCACGCAGCGAAGGATTGGAAAATTGCTGGCAGCGCGCGCAGGCCTTTTCGCTGCTGCTGAAAAACTGGCAGGACGACAAGGCTGACGATAAGGTGCGCTGGCTGGAGGTCTATCACCACTCGCTGCAGCTCAATGCCACCCCGCTGTCCATCGCCGAAATCTTCGAGAAACAAATCGGCAGCACCGCGCGCGCGTGGATTTTCACTTCGGCAACCCTAGCGGTGAAGCAGGATTTCTCGCATTATCAGGGCGAGATGGGCTTGCTCAAGGCAAAAACTGCCTGCTGGGACAGCCCGTTCGATTACGAAAAACAGGCCTTGCTGTATGTACCCTCCGGCCTGCCCGAACCCAACAGCGAAGGCTATACCGAGGCCGTGATACAGGCCGCCCTGCCGATGATAGAGGCGAGCCGCGGCCGCGCCTTTTTGCTGTTCACGAGTTTACGGGCCATGCAGCGCGCTCACGAAATTTTAACCGCCGAATTTGATCTGCGCGGCTGGAGCTATCCACTGCTTTTGCAGGGCGAAGGCTCACGCAACGAGCTGCTTGGCCGCTTTCGCGAACACGGCAATGCCGTCCTGCTGGGCAGCCAGTCATTCTGGGAAGGCGTTGACGTTAGAGGGGAGGCGTTGTCCTTGGTCATCATCGACAAGCTGCCCTTCGCCCCGCCCGATGACCCGGTACTGGCCGCACGCATTGCTCAAATATCAAAACAGGGCCGCAACGCCTTCATGGAGTACCAGTTGCCGCGCACCATCATCACGTTAAAACAGGGCGCAGGACGTCTGATCCGCGACGAAAACGACAGAGGCGTCCTGATGATCTGCGACCCGCGCCTGATCACCAAGCAATACGGGAAACGCATCTGGCAAAGTCTGCCGCCAATGAAACGCACCCGGGTTGAAACGGAAGCCGTTGCGTTTTTTACCGCACAGAGCGAAGCTACCCCGCGAGAGTGA